The Deinococcus aestuarii genome includes a region encoding these proteins:
- the alaS gene encoding alanine--tRNA ligase, translating into MTAPLTTFEIREKYLQFFESKGHLRLPSHSLIAPDPTTLFTVAGMQPFKPQFMGAPAKFPGYGESKRVTTAQKCIRVGDIENVGRTRRHLSLFEMMGNFSFGDYFKREAILWAWEFLTGPEWMGMDPARMYVTIYEDDDEAFGYWTQEVGLPAEHIHRFGADENFWPADAPLKGPNGPCGPCSEIYYDRGPAYGDDTWADYAQTRESARFLEVWNLVFPQYDRQDPREDGTPVLADLPFKNIDTGMGLERVASVVQDVPDFYSNDVFRPIVERVAELSGKPYEGEVSVSHRVVAEHIRSVSMTVADGVALSNTGRGYVIRKILRRASRHAYLLGLREPTLYKLVPLVVEKMGGAYPELVTEEARVTAAIRAEEERFLKTLESGMPLVEKSIAESMSGSLDGVRRIQELMSSPEFSRAIRDSNVQLLETLKSIQSSPVLESIKQTQKQLSSASHIASIETIRDNNKILAQALRKTQESPLAESLRRLQEQFKASGLDTSISQTPQFGESIKSTLSSLEPKLKGEVAFQLSDTHGVALDLTKEIAEEYGVSVDEAGYAESLEKAQELARAGSKYGKSELFGGGQEALEGLPPTQFVGYDDLDTQGEVLAIVGAGERLDHLTAGSEATVVLSRTPFYAEGGGEVGDTGVLEWEGANGQAGRGLVRDTRKTPGGVFLHDVLVEEGTLTPGLTVRALVAPERQAIQRHHTATHLLHAALRAVLGSGVRQAGSLVAPDRLRFDFSHGAALSADEIAAVERLVNRWVTANFPVTWREMPLEEARAAGATALFGEKYGDRVRVVSVEGGVPFEGRTVTSKELCGGAHVARTGDIGAFVMVSDENVAAGVRRIEALAGEAASTWVRERLNTAGRVAGLLNTNLDGLEGRVSGLQAALKSAQQEAAQARRQLAEAQMGGGSGVASQVRELGGFKVAALRLSGIEGNELRGAADKLLDGSGADLAVIASDKGLVVKATKDAVSRGAHAGQLVGRLAAAAGGKGGGRPDMAQAGIQNPEAALGALETAF; encoded by the coding sequence ATGACCGCGCCCCTCACCACCTTTGAAATTCGGGAGAAGTACCTGCAATTCTTCGAGAGCAAGGGGCACCTGCGTCTGCCCAGCCACTCGCTGATCGCCCCCGACCCCACCACCCTCTTCACGGTCGCGGGGATGCAGCCCTTCAAGCCACAGTTCATGGGCGCGCCCGCCAAGTTCCCGGGCTACGGCGAGAGCAAGCGGGTCACGACCGCGCAGAAGTGCATCCGGGTGGGCGACATCGAGAACGTGGGGCGCACCCGACGGCACCTCAGCCTCTTCGAGATGATGGGCAACTTCTCCTTCGGGGACTACTTCAAGCGCGAGGCGATCCTCTGGGCGTGGGAGTTCCTGACCGGCCCCGAGTGGATGGGCATGGACCCGGCCAGGATGTATGTCACCATCTACGAGGACGACGACGAGGCGTTCGGGTACTGGACCCAGGAGGTCGGCCTGCCCGCCGAGCACATCCACCGCTTCGGCGCCGACGAGAACTTCTGGCCCGCCGACGCGCCCCTCAAGGGACCGAACGGGCCGTGCGGGCCTTGTTCGGAGATTTACTACGACCGGGGCCCGGCCTACGGTGACGATACCTGGGCTGATTACGCCCAGACCCGCGAGAGCGCTCGCTTTCTGGAGGTCTGGAACCTCGTCTTCCCGCAGTATGACCGCCAGGACCCGCGAGAAGACGGCACGCCCGTCCTCGCCGACCTGCCTTTCAAGAACATCGACACCGGCATGGGGCTGGAGCGCGTGGCGAGCGTCGTGCAGGACGTGCCCGACTTCTACTCCAACGACGTGTTCCGGCCCATCGTCGAGCGGGTGGCCGAACTCAGCGGCAAGCCGTACGAGGGCGAGGTCAGCGTCTCCCACCGCGTCGTCGCCGAGCACATCCGCAGCGTGAGCATGACGGTGGCGGACGGGGTGGCGCTGAGCAACACCGGGCGCGGGTACGTGATCCGCAAGATTCTGCGCCGCGCGAGCCGTCACGCCTACCTCCTCGGCCTGCGCGAGCCGACGCTCTACAAGCTCGTGCCCCTCGTCGTCGAGAAGATGGGCGGCGCGTACCCCGAACTGGTGACGGAGGAGGCGCGGGTGACGGCGGCCATCCGGGCGGAGGAGGAGCGGTTCTTGAAAACGCTGGAGAGCGGGATGCCTCTAGTAGAAAAGTCGATAGCAGAGTCCATGAGTGGTTCACTGGATGGCGTCCGTCGCATTCAAGAGCTTATGTCTTCTCCAGAATTTTCGAGGGCCATTCGAGATAGTAATGTTCAACTACTCGAAACGCTGAAAAGTATCCAGTCAAGTCCAGTTCTTGAGAGTATCAAGCAGACCCAAAAACAATTATCTTCTGCATCTCATATCGCCTCTATTGAAACCATCCGAGATAACAATAAGATTTTAGCGCAAGCCTTACGCAAAACTCAGGAAAGCCCTTTAGCAGAGAGCCTTCGACGTTTACAAGAGCAATTCAAGGCGAGCGGTCTCGATACTTCTATCTCGCAAACCCCACAATTCGGCGAAAGCATTAAATCTACGCTCTCCTCCCTTGAACCTAAGTTGAAAGGCGAAGTGGCATTTCAACTGTCTGATACTCACGGCGTTGCATTGGATTTAACAAAGGAGATCGCCGAGGAGTACGGCGTCAGCGTGGACGAGGCCGGGTACGCCGAGAGCCTGGAGAAAGCGCAGGAACTCGCGCGGGCCGGGAGCAAGTACGGCAAGTCCGAACTCTTCGGCGGCGGGCAGGAGGCGCTGGAGGGGCTGCCGCCAACGCAATTTGTCGGCTACGACGACCTCGACACGCAGGGCGAGGTGCTTGCCATCGTCGGTGCGGGCGAGCGGCTGGACCACCTGACGGCGGGCAGCGAGGCGACCGTCGTCCTCTCGCGCACGCCCTTTTACGCGGAGGGCGGCGGCGAGGTCGGGGACACGGGCGTGCTGGAGTGGGAGGGGGCCAACGGTCAGGCGGGACGCGGCCTGGTGCGCGACACCCGCAAGACGCCGGGCGGCGTGTTCCTCCACGACGTGCTGGTGGAGGAGGGGACCCTGACCCCCGGCCTGACGGTGCGCGCCCTCGTCGCCCCCGAGCGGCAGGCGATCCAGCGGCACCACACGGCCACCCACCTCCTGCACGCGGCCCTGCGCGCGGTGCTGGGCTCGGGCGTGCGGCAGGCGGGCTCGCTCGTCGCCCCGGACCGCCTGCGCTTCGACTTCAGCCACGGCGCGGCGCTGAGCGCGGACGAGATCGCGGCGGTCGAGCGGCTGGTCAACCGCTGGGTGACGGCCAATTTCCCGGTGACGTGGCGCGAGATGCCGCTGGAGGAGGCGCGGGCGGCGGGGGCCACGGCCCTCTTCGGCGAGAAGTACGGCGACCGGGTGCGGGTGGTGAGCGTCGAGGGCGGCGTGCCCTTCGAGGGGCGGACGGTGACGAGCAAGGAGCTGTGCGGCGGGGCGCACGTGGCCCGCACCGGGGACATCGGCGCCTTCGTGATGGTGTCCGACGAGAACGTGGCGGCGGGCGTGCGCCGCATCGAGGCGCTGGCGGGCGAGGCGGCGAGCACCTGGGTCCGCGAGCGCCTGAACACGGCGGGCCGGGTGGCCGGGCTGCTGAACACCAACCTTGACGGGCTGGAGGGGCGCGTTTCTGGCTTGCAGGCCGCGCTCAAGTCTGCACAGCAGGAAGCGGCACAGGCCCGGCGTCAACTCGCCGAGGCGCAGATGGGCGGGGGAAGCGGCGTGGCCTCCCAGGTGCGCGAGCTGGGCGGCTTCAAGGTCGCGGCGCTGCGGCTCTCCGGCATCGAGGGCAATGAGCTGCGCGGGGCCGCCGACAAGCTGCTGGACGGGAGCGGTGCCGACCTCGCCGTGATCGCCAGCGACAAGGGGCTGGTCGTCAAGGCGACGAAGGACGCGGTGAGCCGGGGCGCGCACGCGGGGCAACTCGTGGGCAGGCTCGCCGCCGCCGCCGGGGGCAAGGGCGGGGGCAGGCCCGACATGGCGCAGGCGGGGATTCAGAACCCGGAAGCGGCGTTGGGGGCGCTGGAGACGGCGTTCTAG
- a CDS encoding response regulator: MPRILVVDDDAAILKLISVILTRAGHEVRTSRHPVEALDLLKVFTPELVISDVVMPYMTGLEFLEQVRTHAQLSALPFVLLSSHAERGDVRRGMNLGADDYLPKPFTPQDLTTAVDARLRRAGLSLQSESAMEARALGTAQVVWQGAAVSWVSRKALELFFYLLEHREVTSWEAAEALWPEKDEARASSLFHTTLHRLRRSLSNEAVVSTNRRYALAADLSPTYDVSRYELLAAQAEQGALGLEELRELTGMYGNFLPGADSPWVDDVRARLEQKQFSILGHAAKAAAAAGRAKDAAQFHQRALAIDPMSEPDWQGLTQALSTIGDPRSRLAAQREAWWAVDLD, from the coding sequence ATGCCGCGCATCCTCGTGGTGGATGACGACGCCGCCATCCTCAAGCTCATCAGCGTGATTCTCACCCGTGCGGGCCACGAAGTCCGCACCAGCCGCCACCCCGTCGAGGCCCTCGACCTCCTGAAGGTGTTTACCCCCGAACTCGTGATCAGCGACGTGGTGATGCCCTACATGACCGGGCTGGAGTTTTTGGAGCAGGTCCGCACCCACGCCCAACTGAGCGCCCTGCCCTTCGTGCTGCTCTCCAGCCACGCCGAGCGCGGCGACGTCAGAAGGGGCATGAACCTCGGCGCCGACGACTACCTGCCCAAGCCCTTCACCCCGCAGGACCTGACGACCGCCGTGGACGCTCGACTCCGCCGCGCGGGCCTGAGCCTGCAAAGCGAGAGCGCGATGGAGGCCCGGGCGCTCGGCACCGCGCAGGTCGTGTGGCAGGGTGCGGCCGTGTCCTGGGTGTCGCGCAAGGCGCTCGAACTGTTCTTTTACCTGCTGGAGCACAGGGAAGTCACCTCCTGGGAGGCCGCCGAGGCGCTGTGGCCCGAGAAGGACGAGGCGCGGGCGAGCAGCCTCTTCCACACCACCCTGCACAGGTTGCGCCGCAGCCTGAGCAACGAGGCGGTCGTGAGCACCAACCGCCGCTACGCCCTCGCCGCCGACCTCAGCCCCACCTACGACGTGTCGCGCTACGAACTCCTCGCCGCCCAGGCCGAGCAGGGGGCGCTAGGGCTGGAGGAACTGCGCGAACTCACCGGCATGTACGGCAATTTTCTCCCCGGTGCCGACAGCCCCTGGGTGGACGACGTACGTGCCCGGCTGGAGCAAAAACAGTTCAGCATTCTCGGCCACGCGGCCAAGGCCGCCGCCGCCGCCGGACGCGCCAAGGACGCCGCGCAGTTCCACCAGCGCGCCCTCGCCATCGACCCCATGAGCGAGCCCGACTGGCAGGGCCTGACCCAGGCGCTGAGCACCATCGGCGACCCGCGCTCCCGCCTCGCCGCGCAGAGGGAGGCGTGGTGGGCGGTGGACCTGGACTGA
- a CDS encoding amidohydrolase, producing MTAPLAHPLTVIHTRALTLDDTRPQAQAVLVGGGRVLAVGTREEVAALAPRAQVLDHRDLTLTPGMSDAHIHLVSYGFSLSELGLHGARSVSEVQARVLQRVLNTPAGTWIRGGGFLLAELGLNGYPTVRALDEVSPHHPVLLYSRDLHLAWANSLALRLAGINDSTPNPEGGVIVRPLGTLLESATELAANAMPVPSEAEYLRAAKAGADDLASRGYVSAHTMAFEAPDAPRALQTLAARGELPLRVWATLPHERLGLARDLGVGRNPGGLFQWGGVKFFADGALGSRTAWLHAPGFADGSGTGIPLDSPELIRELGAEALRLGLAPVTHAIGDRANTEVLDAYDSLRDLAAQKNIPLRIEHAQHLRPEDLPRFRGIAAGVQPIHLHADGPLIRSLLPHLAGTSYPFRSLQGAGAILAFGSDAPVAPPEYRANFAAALTRRDDEGHPLAPQEALTEMDVLWAHTRGPALAAGWDDEGVIRPGARAAFTLWDRLGGNARALVL from the coding sequence ATGACAGCACCGCTCGCCCACCCCCTGACGGTCATTCACACCCGGGCCCTGACGCTCGACGACACGCGGCCGCAAGCCCAGGCCGTCCTCGTCGGGGGTGGGCGGGTGCTCGCGGTCGGCACGCGGGAGGAGGTCGCGGCCCTCGCCCCGCGCGCCCAGGTGCTCGACCACCGCGACCTGACCCTGACGCCGGGGATGAGCGACGCCCACATCCACCTTGTCTCCTACGGGTTCTCGCTCTCCGAACTCGGCCTGCACGGGGCGAGAAGCGTGTCCGAGGTGCAGGCGCGGGTGCTGCAACGGGTGCTCAACACCCCTGCCGGAACCTGGATTCGCGGTGGCGGCTTCCTGCTGGCCGAGCTGGGCCTGAACGGGTACCCCACGGTCAGGGCTCTGGACGAGGTGAGCCCCCACCACCCCGTCCTGCTGTACTCGCGCGACCTGCACCTCGCCTGGGCGAACTCGCTCGCATTGCGGCTGGCGGGCATCAACGACAGCACCCCGAACCCCGAGGGCGGCGTGATCGTCCGGCCCCTGGGCACGTTGCTGGAGAGCGCGACCGAACTCGCTGCGAACGCGATGCCCGTTCCCAGCGAGGCGGAGTACCTGCGGGCGGCGAAGGCGGGGGCGGACGACCTCGCCTCGCGCGGGTACGTCAGCGCGCACACGATGGCCTTCGAGGCGCCGGACGCGCCGCGCGCGCTCCAGACGCTCGCTGCGCGGGGGGAATTGCCGCTGCGGGTGTGGGCCACCCTCCCCCACGAGCGGCTGGGACTCGCGCGGGACCTCGGCGTGGGACGGAACCCGGGCGGCCTCTTCCAGTGGGGCGGGGTCAAGTTCTTCGCGGACGGGGCGCTGGGCAGCCGCACCGCCTGGCTGCACGCCCCCGGCTTCGCGGACGGCAGCGGCACGGGCATCCCGCTCGATTCACCGGAGCTGATCCGCGAGCTGGGCGCGGAGGCGCTGCGGCTGGGCCTCGCCCCCGTCACCCACGCCATCGGCGACCGGGCGAACACGGAGGTGCTGGACGCCTATGACAGCCTGCGCGACCTCGCCGCTCAGAAGAACATCCCCCTGCGGATCGAGCACGCCCAGCACCTCCGGCCCGAGGACCTCCCCCGCTTCCGGGGCATCGCGGCGGGGGTGCAGCCCATCCACCTGCACGCGGACGGGCCCCTCATCCGCTCCCTGCTGCCGCACCTGGCGGGGACGAGCTATCCCTTCCGCAGCCTGCAAGGCGCCGGGGCCATCCTCGCCTTCGGGTCGGACGCTCCGGTCGCCCCACCCGAGTACCGCGCCAACTTCGCCGCCGCCCTCACCCGCCGCGACGACGAGGGCCATCCCCTCGCCCCGCAGGAGGCGCTGACCGAGATGGACGTGCTGTGGGCCCACACGCGCGGTCCCGCCCTCGCCGCCGGGTGGGACGACGAGGGGGTCATCCGGCCCGGGGCGCGGGCGGCCTTCACCCTCTGGGATAGGCTGGGGGGGAACGCGCGGGCGCTGGTGCTGTGA
- a CDS encoding YebC/PmpR family DNA-binding transcriptional regulator: MAGHSKWAQIKRKKGANDKKRSAMYSKHIRAIQAAVRSGGSGDPAGNLSLKNAIAAAKADTVPADNIENAIKRAAGAAEGAAEYKEVTYEGYGPGGTAIFIETLTDNVNRTVADIRAVFNKRGGSLGTSGSVAWQFEKKGVILLPDASEAAQEAAIEHGAEDLQESEDGLEISTAPNDLYAVQDALAAAGFRAESGVVTMIPTNTVAVSEGDVRKLMTLIDSLEDLDDVQNVYSNAELPEGVEA, encoded by the coding sequence ATGGCCGGTCACAGCAAGTGGGCGCAGATCAAGCGCAAGAAGGGCGCGAACGACAAGAAGCGGAGCGCGATGTACTCCAAGCACATCCGCGCGATTCAGGCGGCGGTGAGGAGCGGCGGCAGCGGCGACCCGGCAGGAAACCTCAGCCTCAAGAACGCCATCGCGGCGGCGAAGGCCGACACCGTGCCCGCCGACAACATCGAGAACGCGATCAAGCGTGCGGCGGGCGCGGCGGAGGGGGCCGCCGAGTACAAGGAGGTCACCTACGAGGGCTACGGCCCCGGCGGCACGGCGATCTTCATCGAGACGCTGACCGACAACGTGAACCGCACCGTCGCCGACATCCGCGCGGTCTTCAACAAGCGCGGCGGGAGTCTGGGCACCAGCGGCTCGGTCGCGTGGCAGTTCGAGAAAAAGGGCGTGATCCTCCTGCCCGACGCCTCCGAGGCCGCCCAGGAGGCCGCCATCGAGCACGGCGCCGAGGACCTTCAGGAGTCCGAGGACGGGCTGGAGATCAGCACCGCGCCGAACGACCTCTACGCCGTGCAGGACGCGCTGGCGGCGGCGGGCTTCCGGGCCGAGAGCGGCGTGGTCACCATGATCCCCACCAACACGGTCGCGGTCAGCGAGGGCGACGTGCGCAAGCTGATGACCCTGATCGACTCCCTCGAAGACCTCGACGACGTGCAGAACGTGTACTCGAACGCGGAACTGCCGGAGGGCGTGGAGGCATAG
- a CDS encoding M20/M25/M40 family metallo-hydrolase: protein MKRTLLAAALLGPLLGSCDLNPPPAQPQSGELALQHVQFLSQEIGSRVGGSQGEQNAAAYSYSVLRESGYAPRLQAFEYTGEGSVTRSLNVVGSKAGQSAREIIVIAHMDTVSVGRGADDNASGVGVLLEAAQRLRQVQTPYTLRFIVAGSEEDGLRGSRDYASRMSAGEVANTVLVINLDSLLAGDQMYVYGEGAQGAASRDDALSWAGQHGLNVITQPGENPEYPAGTTGDWSDHAPFKKLGLSYAYLEATNWTLGDKDGYTQTEKHGEIWHTENDTLAFLNREFPGRVQQHLEGFSDLLVHMLSQPPAPAATAQPLGLPQRVREVPAERWR, encoded by the coding sequence ATGAAAAGGACGTTGCTGGCGGCGGCGCTGCTCGGCCCCCTGCTGGGGTCGTGTGACCTCAATCCCCCTCCGGCGCAACCCCAAAGCGGCGAACTGGCCCTGCAACACGTCCAGTTCCTGTCCCAGGAGATCGGCAGCCGTGTGGGCGGCAGCCAGGGGGAACAGAACGCCGCCGCCTACAGCTACAGCGTCCTGCGGGAGAGCGGCTACGCGCCCCGCCTGCAAGCCTTCGAATACACGGGGGAGGGCAGCGTGACCCGCAGCCTGAACGTCGTCGGCAGCAAAGCCGGCCAGAGCGCCCGGGAGATCATCGTCATCGCGCATATGGATACCGTCAGCGTGGGCCGGGGGGCGGACGACAACGCCAGCGGCGTCGGGGTCCTGCTGGAGGCCGCGCAACGCCTGCGGCAGGTCCAGACGCCGTACACCCTGCGCTTCATCGTCGCCGGTTCCGAGGAAGACGGGCTGCGGGGCAGCCGCGACTACGCCAGCCGCATGAGCGCCGGGGAGGTGGCGAACACGGTGCTGGTGATCAATCTGGACAGCCTGCTGGCGGGAGACCAGATGTACGTCTACGGCGAGGGCGCCCAGGGCGCGGCCAGCCGCGACGACGCGCTGAGCTGGGCCGGGCAGCACGGCCTGAACGTGATCACCCAGCCGGGCGAGAACCCCGAGTACCCCGCCGGCACCACCGGGGACTGGAGTGACCACGCCCCCTTCAAGAAACTCGGCCTCTCCTACGCCTATCTGGAAGCCACCAACTGGACCCTCGGGGACAAGGACGGATATACCCAGACCGAGAAGCACGGCGAAATCTGGCACACCGAGAACGACACGCTGGCGTTTCTCAACCGCGAGTTCCCGGGCCGCGTGCAGCAGCACCTCGAAGGCTTCAGCGACCTGCTGGTCCACATGCTGAGTCAGCCTCCCGCCCCCGCCGCGACCGCCCAGCCCCTCGGCCTGCCACAGCGCGTCCGCGAGGTTCCGGCCGAACGCTGGCGCTGA
- a CDS encoding alpha/beta fold hydrolase, which produces MTWQDEPTFERLNGADLYFEVTGPEDPSPGEPTLVFLHGGPGYNAYAFRTLFGERLEHRRVVYLDQRGSGRSGALADTEQGGDTLDLDTLVADVEAVREYVGAEQIIPLGHGFGALVALEYARRHPTRTARVVLVNPWLHFPELALTLLAEASALRGVPLDDPAGEVRARTPEGEYAPVGEARVEAAFGLLNARDLLNRLQYRDAASRMRQEFADAEGQLVGGGEVQEALVNQGLWEFEYPPFLQELRRPVFVIAGVHDRTSYPEQVQWLADLVGADVTVLDAGHSPWLDDEDAFAEALEEALTR; this is translated from the coding sequence ATGACCTGGCAGGACGAGCCGACCTTCGAGCGCCTCAACGGCGCGGACCTCTACTTCGAGGTGACCGGCCCGGAAGACCCCTCGCCCGGCGAGCCCACCCTCGTCTTCCTGCACGGCGGCCCCGGCTACAACGCCTACGCCTTCCGCACCCTCTTCGGCGAGCGGCTCGAACACCGCCGCGTCGTCTACCTCGACCAGCGCGGTTCGGGGCGCAGCGGCGCACTCGCGGACACCGAGCAGGGCGGCGACACCCTCGACCTCGACACGTTGGTGGCCGACGTGGAGGCCGTGCGCGAGTACGTGGGGGCCGAGCAGATCATTCCGCTGGGGCACGGCTTCGGGGCCCTCGTCGCACTGGAGTACGCGCGGAGACACCCGACCCGCACGGCGCGCGTGGTCCTCGTCAACCCCTGGCTTCACTTCCCGGAGCTGGCCCTGACCCTGCTCGCGGAGGCGAGCGCCCTGCGCGGCGTGCCCCTCGACGACCCGGCGGGGGAGGTGCGCGCCCGCACCCCGGAAGGCGAGTACGCCCCGGTGGGCGAGGCGCGGGTGGAGGCGGCCTTCGGGCTGCTCAACGCCCGCGACCTCCTCAACCGGCTGCAATACCGCGACGCGGCCAGCCGGATGCGCCAGGAGTTCGCCGACGCCGAGGGGCAACTCGTGGGCGGCGGCGAGGTGCAGGAGGCACTCGTCAACCAGGGGTTGTGGGAGTTCGAGTACCCGCCCTTCCTGCAAGAACTGCGCCGCCCCGTCTTCGTGATCGCTGGGGTCCACGACCGCACGAGCTATCCCGAGCAGGTCCAGTGGCTCGCCGACCTCGTAGGCGCCGACGTAACGGTCCTCGACGCCGGGCACTCCCCCTGGCTCGACGACGAGGACGCCTTCGCCGAGGCGCTGGAGGAGGCGCTGACGCGCTGA
- a CDS encoding metallophosphoesterase family protein codes for MRRLLPLLLVPLLVGAAPAPASPLRVVILSDFNGAYGSTAYPAALTRSVGRIVREWKPDLVLSAGDLIAGQKAALTDARVRAMWAAFDRDVRAPLDKAGIPFAFTLGNHDASLRRDRRLAAEYWRGHAPELNYVERANFPFRYTFTFGGRLFVAVLDASGPNVGADQRAWLARQLATPEAREAGIRLVVGHLPLAGVSGGKNKPGEIIRDPLPLRKIMEEGRVLAYVSGHHAAFYPGRLGGLNVLASGGIGGRDYVGHPRTARSTVTLLSLDTAGGTATFKTFDADTGAEVKMASLPARLNGLGGSLVRVDELK; via the coding sequence ATGCGCCGTCTCCTGCCCCTCCTCCTCGTTCCCCTGCTCGTCGGCGCCGCACCCGCCCCGGCTTCTCCCCTGCGCGTCGTGATCCTCAGCGACTTCAACGGGGCCTACGGCAGCACGGCGTATCCGGCGGCCCTGACCCGCAGCGTGGGCCGCATCGTGCGCGAGTGGAAACCGGACCTCGTGCTCTCGGCGGGGGACCTGATCGCCGGGCAGAAGGCGGCTCTTACCGACGCGCGGGTGCGGGCGATGTGGGCGGCCTTTGACCGGGACGTGCGTGCACCGCTCGACAAGGCGGGCATCCCCTTCGCCTTCACCCTCGGAAACCACGACGCGAGCCTGCGTCGGGACCGGAGGCTGGCCGCCGAATACTGGCGGGGGCACGCGCCGGAGTTGAACTACGTGGAGCGGGCCAATTTCCCCTTCCGGTACACCTTCACCTTCGGAGGCAGGCTGTTCGTGGCCGTCCTCGACGCCAGCGGGCCGAATGTGGGGGCGGATCAGCGGGCGTGGCTGGCCCGGCAACTCGCCACCCCGGAGGCGCGGGAGGCAGGCATCCGGCTCGTGGTGGGCCACCTTCCCCTCGCGGGCGTGAGCGGGGGGAAGAACAAGCCCGGCGAGATCATCCGCGATCCCCTCCCGTTGCGGAAAATCATGGAAGAGGGCCGGGTCCTAGCCTACGTCAGCGGGCACCACGCGGCCTTCTACCCGGGACGGCTGGGCGGGCTGAACGTCCTCGCCAGCGGGGGCATCGGCGGGCGGGACTACGTGGGGCACCCGAGGACGGCGCGCAGCACGGTCACGCTGCTTAGCCTCGACACCGCCGGGGGCACCGCGACCTTCAAGACCTTCGACGCGGACACGGGGGCGGAGGTCAAGATGGCCTCGCTTCCTGCGCGGTTAAACGGGCTGGGCGGTTCGCTTGTCCGGGTAGACGAACTGAAATAA
- a CDS encoding sulfurtransferase has translation MDYVKDVLVSTDWVAQNLNQEGLRLIEVDEDILLYDTGHIPGAVKVDWQQDFWDPVMREFIGPEELSALLGRLGLKEGDQIILYGDKSNWWAAYAYWFLSYNGVQNLKLMNGGRQKWVAEGRELTTDAPSYEATQYPALHRDESLRAYRDEVKAHIETVRGGQGAMVDVRSPDEFSGKVTHMPNYPQEGVLRGGHIPGAANIPWARATNEDGTFKTADELKALYEGEGVTPDKDVIAYCRIAERSSHSWFVLRELLGYPKVRNYDGSWTEWGNAVGMPIEKTYSEA, from the coding sequence ATGGACTACGTGAAAGACGTGCTCGTGAGCACCGACTGGGTTGCCCAGAACCTGAACCAGGAAGGCCTCCGTCTGATCGAGGTGGACGAGGACATCCTGCTTTACGACACCGGCCACATCCCCGGCGCCGTGAAGGTGGACTGGCAGCAGGACTTCTGGGACCCCGTGATGCGCGAATTCATCGGGCCGGAGGAGTTGTCGGCCCTCCTCGGTCGCCTGGGCCTCAAGGAAGGCGACCAGATCATCCTGTACGGCGACAAGAGCAACTGGTGGGCCGCCTACGCCTACTGGTTCCTGAGCTACAACGGGGTTCAGAACCTGAAGCTGATGAACGGCGGGCGCCAGAAGTGGGTCGCCGAGGGCCGCGAGCTGACGACCGACGCGCCGAGCTACGAGGCGACCCAGTACCCCGCCCTGCACCGCGACGAGAGCTTGCGCGCCTACCGCGACGAGGTGAAGGCGCACATCGAGACCGTCCGGGGCGGGCAGGGCGCGATGGTGGACGTGCGCAGCCCCGACGAGTTCTCGGGCAAGGTCACGCACATGCCCAACTACCCGCAGGAAGGCGTGCTGCGCGGCGGACACATCCCCGGCGCGGCGAACATCCCCTGGGCCCGCGCCACCAACGAGGACGGCACCTTCAAGACGGCGGATGAGCTGAAGGCGCTCTACGAGGGCGAGGGCGTCACCCCCGACAAGGACGTGATCGCCTACTGCCGCATCGCCGAGCGGAGCAGCCACTCGTGGTTCGTCCTGCGCGAGCTGCTCGGCTATCCCAAAGTCCGCAACTACGATGGAAGCTGGACCGAGTGGGGCAATGCGGTCGGGATGCCCATCGAGAAGACGTACAGCGAGGCGTAA
- a CDS encoding SufE family protein: MTQPAPLPERLQNIVLLFKSAPKPLRLQALLEYSRKLPPLPEKYVEHPEFLQAVPECASPFFLVTEQTEQGGVNMYFKVPEEAPTVRGYAGILHEALQGESPETILNIPDQFYMDMGLSELITPMRLRGMGAILMRLKNDVREHAAQG; encoded by the coding sequence ATGACCCAGCCCGCTCCCCTCCCCGAACGGCTCCAGAACATCGTCTTGCTGTTCAAGTCGGCGCCCAAGCCGCTGCGGCTCCAGGCCCTCCTCGAATACAGCCGCAAGCTCCCCCCTCTTCCCGAGAAGTACGTCGAGCACCCTGAATTCCTGCAAGCGGTCCCCGAGTGCGCCAGCCCCTTTTTCCTGGTGACGGAGCAGACCGAGCAGGGCGGCGTAAACATGTACTTCAAGGTTCCCGAGGAGGCCCCCACCGTGCGCGGCTACGCGGGCATCCTGCACGAGGCGCTGCAAGGCGAGTCGCCCGAGACGATCCTGAACATTCCCGATCAGTTCTACATGGACATGGGCCTGTCCGAACTCATCACGCCGATGAGGTTACGCGGCATGGGCGCCATCCTGATGCGCCTGAAAAACGACGTGCGGGAACACGCGGCGCAGGGTTGA